In Salinibacterium sp. dk2585, a single window of DNA contains:
- a CDS encoding 3-isopropylmalate dehydrogenase: protein MPRDLKLAVIAGDGIGPEVTAEALKVLKAAVGDSAVIDTTDFPLGATHYLESGRILEQDDLDALAQHDAILLGAIGGDPRDPRLAGGVIERGMLLKLRFAFDHYVNLRPTKLYPSVTSPLANPGEVDFVVVREGTEGPYVGNGGSIRKGTPHEIANEVSVNTAFGVERLVRFGFETAQSRPAKKLTLVHKTNVLVHAGGLWQRTVDAISAEYPEVSVDYQHIDAATIHMVASPSRFDTIVTDNLFGDIITDLAAVISGGIGLAASGNINPDGTFPSMFEPVHGSAPDIAGQQRADPTAAILSAALLLQHVGLADASARIVSAVEADLASRGDARRRTSEVGDAIAAAAAQAQN from the coding sequence ATGCCCCGTGATCTCAAGCTCGCCGTCATCGCAGGAGACGGGATTGGCCCGGAAGTTACGGCTGAGGCTCTGAAGGTGCTGAAAGCGGCGGTGGGCGACTCGGCTGTCATCGACACGACCGACTTTCCCCTCGGCGCGACGCACTATCTCGAGAGCGGTCGCATCCTGGAACAGGACGACCTCGACGCACTCGCACAGCATGACGCGATCCTGCTCGGGGCCATCGGCGGAGACCCGCGCGACCCACGACTGGCTGGTGGCGTCATCGAGCGCGGCATGCTGCTCAAGCTCCGTTTCGCCTTCGACCACTACGTCAACCTGCGGCCGACCAAGCTCTACCCCTCGGTCACGTCGCCGCTCGCGAACCCCGGCGAGGTCGACTTCGTCGTCGTCCGTGAGGGCACCGAGGGACCCTACGTGGGCAATGGCGGCAGCATCCGCAAGGGCACGCCGCACGAGATCGCCAACGAGGTGAGCGTCAACACGGCATTCGGCGTGGAGCGGCTCGTGCGCTTCGGCTTTGAGACGGCGCAGTCTCGCCCGGCGAAGAAGCTGACACTCGTGCACAAGACCAACGTGCTCGTGCACGCGGGCGGCCTCTGGCAGCGCACGGTCGACGCGATCTCGGCCGAGTATCCCGAGGTATCGGTCGACTACCAGCACATCGATGCGGCGACCATTCACATGGTCGCGAGCCCGAGCCGCTTCGATACGATCGTCACCGACAACCTCTTCGGTGACATCATCACCGACCTGGCCGCCGTGATCAGCGGCGGAATCGGGCTGGCGGCCTCGGGCAACATCAATCCGGACGGCACCTTCCCCAGCATGTTCGAGCCCGTTCACGGTTCGGCGCCGGACATCGCAGGCCAGCAGCGTGCTGACCCGACCGCCGCCATTCTCTCGGCGGCACTCCTCCTCCAGCATGTGGGGCTTGCGGATGCCTCTGCCCGGATCGTCTCGGCGGTCGAGGCCGACCTCGCATCCCGCGGCGATGCCCGCCGCCGCACGAGCGAGGTGGGCGACGCGATTGCCGCGGCGGCTGCCCAGGCGCAGAATTAG
- a CDS encoding branched-chain amino acid aminotransferase has protein sequence MKNLLAPATLDFAVTRNDAPCSVEEREQILANPGFGKHFTDHMVDICWSEHGGWHRPRVQPYGPISLDPAAAVLHYGQEIFEGMKAYRHADGSIWTFRPEANAERMQRSARRLALPELPTDYFIESLRQLIAVDGDWVPAADETCLYLRPFMFAKEAFLGVRPAHKVAYYVIASPAGSYFAGGVSPVSIWLSTEYTRAAHGGTGAAKTGGNYAASLLAQAQAHERGCDQVLFLDSSEGKYVEELGGMNVVLVYKDGTLVTPDSESILEGITRDSVLQLAEDRGHRVERRRVAIDEWREGVTSGDIVEVFACGTAAVITPIGLVKGKDFEIGSPDAVAGELTMSLRKELTDIQYGRSEDRHGWLTRLDA, from the coding sequence ATGAAGAACCTCCTCGCTCCCGCGACACTCGACTTCGCTGTCACCCGCAATGACGCGCCCTGCAGCGTCGAGGAGCGAGAGCAGATCCTGGCGAACCCGGGCTTCGGCAAGCACTTCACCGACCACATGGTCGACATCTGCTGGTCGGAGCATGGCGGATGGCACCGTCCCCGCGTGCAGCCCTATGGCCCCATCAGCCTTGACCCTGCCGCTGCCGTGCTGCACTACGGGCAGGAGATCTTCGAGGGCATGAAGGCCTACCGGCACGCGGACGGCTCGATCTGGACATTCCGCCCCGAGGCGAACGCAGAGCGGATGCAGCGTTCCGCACGTCGCCTCGCCCTGCCGGAACTGCCCACCGACTACTTCATCGAGTCGCTCCGCCAGCTCATCGCGGTCGACGGGGACTGGGTTCCCGCGGCAGACGAGACGTGCCTCTACCTGCGCCCCTTCATGTTCGCCAAGGAAGCCTTCCTCGGCGTTCGACCAGCCCACAAGGTGGCCTACTACGTGATCGCGAGCCCGGCGGGTTCCTACTTCGCCGGGGGAGTGTCGCCCGTGAGCATTTGGCTCTCGACCGAGTACACGCGCGCGGCGCACGGCGGCACGGGCGCAGCGAAGACGGGCGGCAACTACGCCGCATCGCTCCTCGCCCAGGCGCAGGCCCACGAACGGGGCTGCGACCAGGTGCTCTTCCTTGATTCCTCAGAGGGCAAGTACGTCGAGGAGCTCGGCGGCATGAACGTCGTGCTCGTCTACAAGGACGGAACGCTCGTCACCCCCGACTCGGAGAGCATCCTCGAGGGCATCACGCGCGACAGCGTGCTGCAGCTTGCCGAGGATCGCGGGCACCGGGTGGAGCGGCGCCGCGTCGCGATCGACGAGTGGCGTGAGGGTGTGACATCCGGCGACATCGTCGAGGTGTTCGCCTGCGGCACCGCGGCTGTCATCACCCCGATCGGCCTCGTCAAGGGCAAGGACTTCGAGATCGGCTCGCCGGATGCCGTCGCCGGCGAACTCACGATGTCACTGCGCAAGGAGCTCACCGACATCCAGTACGGCCGCAGCGAGGACCGCCACGGCTGGCTCACGCGCCTCGACGCCTAG
- the putP gene encoding sodium/proline symporter PutP: MDDRVFEIIAIALYFALMLLIGWFAFRRTKNLNDYMLAGRGLKPGVAALSAGASDMSGWLLMGLPGAIYVAGLVEAWIAIGLTIGAWLNWKFVAPKLRAYTEVAGNSITIPSFIERRVRDRTRILRVVGGLIILAFFTFYVSSGMVAAGVFFESSFGAPYLLGMFLVGGITVLYTLFGGFLGASLTDVAQGLLMFAALIFVPIVAIVTMGGPGETITAIEAVDPARLNLLTGGTVVGIISAAAWGLGYFGQPHIIVRFMALRTPQEAKAARRIGISWMVLTSLGAIATGLIGIGYFARSGEALADPETVFLRLSQILFHPFIAGLVLAAVLAAIMSTISSQLIVTSSALVEDLYKMVTKKHASDRRLVLLGRTGVLVVAIIAILIALDRTSTILDLVGFAWAGFGASFGPVILLSLFWRKLTNWGAIAGMAVGAITVFVWGNLPIGDVLYEIIPGFALALITAVVVSLATYKRNDDIEREYDEAIAMTGPLPAARVDRRND; this comes from the coding sequence ATGGACGACCGGGTGTTCGAGATCATCGCGATTGCTCTGTATTTCGCGCTGATGTTGTTGATCGGATGGTTCGCCTTCCGCCGCACCAAGAATCTCAACGACTACATGCTGGCCGGGCGTGGACTCAAGCCCGGCGTCGCCGCCCTCAGCGCCGGAGCATCCGACATGTCGGGTTGGCTGCTCATGGGCCTTCCCGGCGCCATCTACGTCGCAGGCCTCGTCGAGGCATGGATCGCGATCGGACTCACGATCGGCGCCTGGCTCAACTGGAAGTTCGTGGCACCCAAGCTTCGCGCCTACACCGAGGTCGCGGGCAACTCCATCACGATCCCGAGCTTCATCGAGCGTCGAGTGCGCGACCGCACACGAATCCTGCGCGTCGTCGGCGGCCTGATCATCCTCGCGTTCTTCACCTTCTACGTCTCGTCAGGCATGGTCGCCGCTGGCGTCTTCTTCGAGTCATCCTTCGGAGCCCCCTACCTGCTCGGCATGTTCCTCGTCGGCGGCATCACCGTGCTCTACACGCTCTTCGGCGGATTCCTCGGCGCCTCCCTGACTGACGTCGCCCAGGGCCTCCTGATGTTCGCAGCCCTCATCTTCGTGCCCATCGTCGCAATCGTCACGATGGGCGGTCCCGGCGAGACCATCACGGCAATCGAAGCGGTCGACCCGGCGCGACTGAACCTCCTCACGGGCGGCACGGTCGTCGGCATCATCTCGGCTGCCGCGTGGGGTCTCGGTTATTTTGGGCAGCCGCACATCATCGTGCGGTTCATGGCCCTGCGCACGCCACAGGAGGCGAAGGCTGCCCGGCGGATCGGGATCAGCTGGATGGTGCTCACCTCACTCGGCGCCATCGCGACCGGGCTCATCGGCATCGGGTACTTCGCCCGCAGCGGCGAAGCGCTGGCCGACCCCGAGACGGTGTTCCTGCGACTCTCGCAGATTCTCTTCCACCCCTTCATTGCGGGCCTCGTGCTCGCGGCCGTGCTGGCCGCCATCATGAGCACGATCTCCTCGCAGCTCATCGTGACCTCGTCGGCCCTCGTCGAAGACCTCTACAAGATGGTGACGAAGAAGCACGCCTCAGACAGGCGCCTCGTGCTCCTCGGTCGCACGGGCGTGCTCGTCGTCGCAATCATCGCGATCCTCATCGCCCTCGACCGCACGTCGACGATCCTCGACCTCGTGGGCTTCGCCTGGGCCGGCTTCGGGGCATCCTTCGGCCCCGTCATCCTGCTGTCGCTCTTCTGGCGCAAGCTCACCAACTGGGGCGCCATCGCGGGTATGGCGGTCGGCGCCATCACGGTCTTCGTGTGGGGCAACCTGCCCATCGGCGATGTGCTGTACGAGATCATCCCCGGATTCGCACTCGCACTCATTACTGCAGTGGTCGTGAGCCTCGCGACCTACAAGCGCAACGATGACATCGAGCGGGAGTACGACGAGGCGATCGCCATGACGGGCCCGCTGCCCGCCGCCAGGGTGGATCGCCGCAACGACTGA
- a CDS encoding fumarylacetoacetate hydrolase family protein, translating to MKIARFSSADNDPRYGIVDDEELVVLAGDPMFAGYETTGERVPLADVRLLAPVIPRSKVVCVGLNYAEHKAEMDTISAPSNPLIFLKPNTAIIGPGETIQIPPVEGRIVHEGELAVVIGRIAKQVKAENAKDYIFGYTIANDISARDQMFADGQWARAKGYDTFCPIGPVIETEIDPSSLQIETFVDGEPRRKGNTRDLLHGIPELIEYISDVWTLLPGDLILTGTPAGLGGFVDGQTVDITIEGIGTLSNPARNRA from the coding sequence GTGAAAATCGCGCGTTTCAGCTCTGCAGACAATGACCCCCGCTACGGAATCGTCGATGACGAAGAACTCGTCGTGCTCGCGGGCGACCCGATGTTCGCAGGCTACGAGACGACCGGGGAACGGGTTCCGCTCGCCGACGTGCGCCTGCTTGCACCCGTGATCCCGCGCTCGAAGGTCGTCTGCGTCGGCCTCAACTATGCGGAGCACAAGGCCGAGATGGACACGATCTCCGCGCCAAGCAATCCGCTCATCTTCCTCAAGCCCAACACCGCCATCATCGGCCCGGGTGAGACGATCCAGATCCCGCCCGTCGAGGGGCGCATCGTGCACGAGGGCGAGCTCGCGGTCGTGATCGGCCGCATCGCCAAGCAGGTCAAGGCAGAGAACGCCAAGGACTACATCTTCGGGTACACGATCGCGAACGACATCTCCGCGCGCGACCAGATGTTCGCCGACGGACAGTGGGCTCGCGCGAAGGGCTACGACACCTTCTGCCCCATCGGCCCGGTGATCGAGACTGAGATCGACCCCTCGAGCCTCCAGATCGAGACCTTCGTCGACGGTGAGCCGCGTCGCAAGGGCAACACCCGCGACCTGCTGCACGGCATCCCGGAACTCATCGAATACATCTCGGATGTCTGGACCCTCCTGCCAGGCGACCTCATCCTCACGGGCACCCCGGCAGGGCTCGGCGGCTTCGTCGACGGCCAGACGGTCGACATCACGATCGAGGGCATCGGCACGCTCAGCAACCCGGCGCGCAACCGCGCCTAG
- a CDS encoding MFS transporter encodes MLLPIGRSGANRRRPRSNSESVVRAPGMLLLLVMTVFSFTGFAALLPVAPLWATHGGADSVGAGLVNGVLMLFTVLTQLLVPRALRRFGWTPVLVTGALFLGLPTAAFLLSDQLLPILAVSALRGVGFGVATVTGSALVAELVEPARRGAAIGAYGLAIAGPQVLFVSAGPWIVEQFGFTAIFALGLAPALSALPAMLLGRRLDHVPQAVERAPYRLLLQPMALLLAVTLAGGALITFMAQMSDSAALSAIALLVLTLAAAVSRWRVGALSDRFGAARFLSPFVLVTIAGLLVIAWSVRDANATHTAALLIGAALVGISYGGLQNLTLVLSFQAVSRPHYGSASAVWNIGFDLGTGVGAVLIGMVAAGASFSVALVAAAGFSLLTLPLTALRLRAARDR; translated from the coding sequence ATGCTCCTCCCAATCGGCCGCTCGGGCGCCAATCGACGCAGGCCACGCTCGAACTCCGAATCCGTCGTTCGTGCCCCAGGGATGCTGCTCCTCCTGGTGATGACCGTGTTCAGCTTCACGGGCTTCGCCGCGCTGCTCCCCGTCGCCCCGCTGTGGGCGACCCACGGTGGCGCGGACTCCGTGGGCGCCGGTCTCGTCAACGGCGTGCTCATGCTCTTCACCGTGCTCACGCAGCTGCTCGTTCCGCGAGCCCTCAGGCGATTCGGGTGGACGCCCGTGCTCGTCACCGGCGCGCTCTTCCTCGGCCTGCCCACCGCGGCCTTCCTCCTGAGCGACCAGCTACTGCCCATCCTCGCCGTCTCCGCACTGCGCGGTGTTGGCTTCGGTGTGGCGACCGTGACCGGCAGCGCCCTCGTCGCAGAGCTGGTGGAACCGGCCCGTCGCGGCGCGGCGATCGGCGCCTATGGTCTCGCGATCGCCGGACCGCAGGTGCTCTTCGTCTCCGCAGGCCCGTGGATCGTGGAGCAGTTCGGCTTCACAGCGATCTTCGCGCTCGGCCTCGCCCCCGCACTTAGCGCACTCCCCGCCATGCTGCTCGGGCGGCGCCTCGACCACGTGCCGCAAGCAGTGGAGCGCGCGCCGTACCGTCTCCTCCTGCAACCCATGGCGCTCCTGCTCGCCGTCACCCTCGCTGGCGGCGCACTCATCACCTTCATGGCACAGATGAGCGACAGTGCGGCCTTGAGCGCGATCGCGCTCCTCGTTCTCACCCTCGCCGCTGCGGTCTCCCGCTGGCGCGTCGGCGCGCTCTCCGACCGCTTCGGAGCCGCACGCTTCCTCAGCCCATTCGTACTGGTGACGATCGCCGGGCTGCTCGTGATCGCCTGGTCGGTGCGTGACGCAAACGCGACGCACACTGCCGCCCTGCTCATCGGTGCGGCGCTCGTCGGCATCAGCTACGGCGGGCTGCAGAACCTCACCCTCGTGCTCTCGTTCCAGGCCGTGAGCCGCCCCCACTACGGGTCCGCGAGTGCCGTCTGGAACATCGGCTTCGACCTCGGCACCGGGGTTGGAGCCGTGCTCATCGGCATGGTCGCCGCGGGCGCATCCTTCAGCGTCGCACTCGTCGCCGCGGCAGGCTTCTCGCTCCTGACCCTCCCGCTGACCGCGCTGCGGCTGCGGGCGGCACGCGACCGCTAG
- a CDS encoding PadR family transcriptional regulator encodes MTADVGAQLRKGVIESCILGLLEREPMYGWQLAETLTAHGMIASIGTLYPVLSRLRAQGLVTTFDEASESGPVRKYYRLTDAGTAQLESFRQQWGPFTRAVQHLVGKDDA; translated from the coding sequence ATGACAGCGGATGTCGGTGCGCAACTCCGAAAAGGAGTCATCGAGTCGTGCATCCTGGGGCTCCTGGAGCGCGAGCCGATGTACGGCTGGCAACTCGCAGAGACGCTCACCGCGCACGGCATGATCGCGAGCATCGGCACGCTGTACCCGGTGCTCAGCCGCCTGCGAGCGCAGGGGCTCGTCACAACGTTTGACGAGGCATCCGAATCTGGGCCGGTTCGCAAGTACTACCGCCTCACCGACGCTGGCACGGCGCAACTCGAATCGTTCAGGCAGCAGTGGGGCCCCTTCACCCGTGCAGTGCAGCACCTCGTCGGAAAGGACGACGCATGA
- the gltX gene encoding glutamate--tRNA ligase, translating into MSALFSTASGADVRVRFCPSPTGTPHVGLIRTALFNWAFARHHGGKLIFRIEDTDASRDSEESYLQLLDALRWLKLDWDEGIDVGGPHEPYRQSQRSEIYQGIIEKLKASGHLYESFATGEEIEARNIANGRDPKQGYDNFERDLTEEQRAAYRAEGRQPALRLRVPDHDLGFHDLVRGDILFPAGSFTDFVVVRPNGIPLYTFVNPVDDALMGITHVLRGEDLLSSTPRQIALYSALIEVGVTDAIPQFGHLPFVMGEGNKKLSKRDPESNLFHHRDRGFIPEGLLNYLALLGWSLSHDRDVFTIDEMVAAFDVTQVNPNPARFDQKKAESINGDHIRMLEPHDFAERLLPYLTDLVDSGEDRVMLAKAAPLVQERMQLLGEARGLLAFLFTADDAIEYDANAMPGDEGAAVLAASIEALTALEAWAHEPIEAALRAALIDGMGLKPRNAFGALRTAISGRRISPPLFESMELLGKQSTLARLQRLAARL; encoded by the coding sequence ATGTCTGCTCTCTTCTCCACCGCATCCGGCGCCGATGTGCGCGTTCGCTTCTGCCCGTCCCCGACGGGCACGCCCCACGTCGGGCTGATTCGCACGGCCCTCTTCAACTGGGCCTTCGCTCGGCACCACGGCGGCAAGCTGATCTTCCGCATCGAAGACACGGATGCCTCGCGCGACAGCGAGGAGAGCTACCTGCAGCTGCTGGACGCCCTGAGGTGGCTCAAGCTCGACTGGGACGAGGGCATCGACGTCGGAGGGCCGCACGAGCCGTACCGCCAGTCCCAGCGCAGTGAGATCTACCAGGGCATCATCGAGAAGCTGAAGGCGTCGGGCCACCTCTACGAGTCCTTCGCCACGGGGGAGGAGATCGAGGCGCGCAACATCGCGAACGGCCGCGACCCCAAGCAGGGTTACGACAACTTCGAGCGCGACCTGACGGAGGAGCAGCGTGCGGCCTACCGTGCGGAGGGTCGCCAGCCCGCCCTGCGCCTGCGCGTGCCCGACCACGACCTGGGCTTCCATGACCTGGTGCGCGGCGACATCCTCTTCCCGGCGGGCAGCTTCACCGACTTCGTCGTGGTTCGGCCCAACGGAATCCCGCTCTACACCTTCGTCAACCCGGTCGATGACGCCCTCATGGGCATCACGCACGTGCTGCGCGGTGAGGACCTGCTGAGCAGCACGCCGCGCCAGATCGCCCTCTACTCGGCGCTGATCGAGGTCGGCGTGACGGACGCGATCCCGCAGTTCGGCCACCTGCCCTTCGTCATGGGTGAGGGCAACAAGAAGCTCTCGAAGCGCGACCCCGAGTCGAACCTGTTCCACCACCGCGACCGTGGCTTCATTCCCGAGGGCCTGCTCAACTACCTCGCCCTTCTCGGCTGGTCGCTCTCGCACGACCGTGACGTCTTCACGATCGACGAGATGGTCGCGGCGTTCGACGTGACCCAGGTGAACCCGAACCCGGCCCGCTTCGACCAGAAGAAGGCCGAGTCGATCAACGGCGACCACATCCGGATGCTCGAGCCGCACGATTTCGCGGAGCGCCTGCTGCCCTACCTGACCGATCTCGTCGACAGCGGCGAGGACCGCGTGATGCTCGCGAAGGCGGCCCCGCTCGTGCAGGAGCGGATGCAGCTGCTGGGCGAGGCGCGCGGCCTGCTCGCGTTCCTCTTCACGGCTGACGACGCGATCGAGTACGACGCAAACGCGATGCCCGGCGATGAGGGTGCCGCGGTACTTGCGGCATCCATCGAGGCACTCACGGCTCTCGAGGCCTGGGCGCACGAGCCGATCGAGGCCGCCCTGCGCGCAGCGCTGATCGACGGCATGGGCCTCAAGCCCCGCAACGCCTTCGGCGCCCTGCGCACCGCAATCTCGGGCCGCCGCATCAGTCCACCGCTCTTCGAATCCATGGAGCTGCTGGGCAAGCAGAGCACGCTGGCGCGCCTGCAGAGGCTCGCCGCAAGGCTGTGA
- a CDS encoding NAD(P)/FAD-dependent oxidoreductase gives MSAVLERQPDDYDVVVIGAGPAGLSAALNLIRARRRVLVLDGNRPRHSATLISHGFLTRDNTPPHELRRLGREEYLSYPEAEHQLARVTSVTALAEPGEHVFSTETHTTGSTGLFEVTAKGINGAPDRQVRTATVLIATGLREELPALPSIRSFYGMGLFSCVACDGYEYSDRPIALIGETSDVAWRAMLIAQWSDHLTVFTNGAEAITPGQEAALAERGVRIDRRPIADVEGGREGVTGVRLQDGEVVPVSGGFVRPKWHAQLEFAASLRLESDGWGLLTVDRDGRTSHAGVYAAGDITSPGPQQLIVAAGAGGRVAATINRDLIGIPTAHRR, from the coding sequence GTGAGCGCCGTGCTGGAGCGCCAGCCCGACGATTACGATGTCGTCGTCATCGGAGCGGGTCCAGCGGGGCTCAGTGCAGCACTCAACCTCATTCGGGCGCGTCGGCGCGTGCTCGTGCTCGACGGCAATCGTCCGCGCCATTCGGCGACTCTCATCTCGCACGGTTTCCTCACCCGCGACAACACGCCCCCGCACGAGCTACGTCGACTGGGGCGCGAGGAGTATCTGTCGTATCCGGAGGCGGAGCACCAGCTCGCGCGTGTGACATCCGTGACCGCCCTCGCCGAGCCGGGGGAGCACGTGTTCAGCACCGAGACCCACACGACGGGCTCGACCGGCCTCTTCGAGGTCACGGCGAAGGGCATCAATGGCGCGCCGGATCGCCAGGTGCGCACCGCGACCGTGCTGATTGCCACCGGCCTGCGCGAGGAGTTGCCGGCGCTGCCCAGCATCCGTTCCTTCTACGGCATGGGCCTCTTCAGCTGTGTCGCGTGCGACGGCTACGAATACAGCGACCGGCCCATCGCGCTCATCGGCGAGACCTCGGATGTCGCGTGGCGGGCCATGCTCATCGCGCAATGGAGCGACCACCTCACGGTCTTCACGAACGGGGCCGAGGCCATCACCCCCGGCCAGGAGGCGGCGCTCGCCGAGCGCGGCGTGCGCATTGATCGTCGCCCCATCGCGGATGTCGAGGGCGGCCGCGAAGGTGTCACGGGCGTGCGGCTCCAGGACGGCGAGGTCGTGCCCGTCTCGGGGGGCTTCGTGCGGCCAAAGTGGCACGCGCAGCTGGAGTTCGCGGCGTCCCTGCGCCTCGAGTCGGACGGGTGGGGGCTGCTCACGGTCGACAGGGACGGGCGCACGAGTCACGCGGGTGTCTATGCGGCCGGCGACATCACGTCCCCGGGGCCGCAGCAGCTGATTGTGGCCGCCGGGGCCGGCGGACGCGTTGCCGCCACGATCAATCGCGACCTGATCGGAATCCCGACGGCGCACCGCCGCTGA
- a CDS encoding ATP-binding cassette domain-containing protein, with protein sequence MPSPTPSVALHDLSFAWPDGTRILEALNGAFGSGRTGLTGLNGAGKSTLLRLVAGELAPTGGSISTVGDVAYLPQRITDAAGTTVAQLLGVDRPLAALRALEGGDASAEVFEAIGDDWDIEERALAELSARGLGIRSLDRRADTLSGGEAVAASLAGVTLRRAAITLLDEPTNNLDEAAREVVHDAVTGWRGSLIVVSHDVGLLELMDATAELWAGKITTFGGPWSAYRAHVEAEQLAAQRALASAEQELRREKLQRIRVEERIAHSERQGRKDKRDRKFVGAVINERRNSAEKSQGARRSLHTAKLAEARGEVEAAERLVRDDDRIRIDLPDPGVANGRRLATLRSSDGREFIVQGPERIALTGANGVGKSTLARALLTGGAGAALAHTERVALLGQGLDDLEEDASVLEAVAAAAPSVSAAELRNRLARLLLRGDTVERPVATLSGGERFRAAIARILLADPPPQLIVLDEPSNNLDLHSVGQLIDALAAYRGALLVISHDRDFLRRASVGRELRLEPGGVLSEIGL encoded by the coding sequence ATGCCTTCACCAACCCCTTCCGTCGCGCTGCACGACCTGAGCTTCGCGTGGCCCGATGGCACACGTATCCTCGAGGCCCTGAATGGCGCGTTCGGCAGTGGCCGCACGGGCCTGACCGGCCTCAATGGCGCCGGCAAGTCCACGCTGCTGCGCCTCGTCGCCGGTGAACTCGCGCCGACCGGCGGCAGCATCAGCACCGTCGGCGATGTCGCCTACCTCCCGCAGCGGATCACGGATGCCGCGGGCACGACGGTCGCGCAACTCCTCGGCGTTGATCGTCCGCTGGCAGCGCTGCGTGCCCTCGAGGGCGGCGACGCGAGCGCCGAGGTCTTCGAGGCGATCGGCGACGACTGGGACATCGAGGAGCGCGCGCTCGCGGAGCTCTCGGCCCGCGGCCTTGGCATCCGTTCGCTGGATCGCCGTGCAGACACGCTCTCGGGCGGGGAAGCGGTCGCGGCATCGCTTGCCGGCGTGACCCTTCGGCGTGCCGCCATCACCCTGCTCGACGAGCCCACGAACAACCTCGACGAGGCAGCCCGCGAGGTCGTCCATGACGCCGTCACCGGCTGGCGAGGCTCGCTCATCGTTGTGAGCCACGATGTTGGCCTGCTTGAGCTCATGGATGCGACCGCCGAGCTTTGGGCGGGCAAGATCACGACGTTCGGCGGCCCGTGGTCCGCCTACCGCGCCCACGTCGAGGCCGAACAGCTCGCCGCCCAGCGTGCCCTCGCGAGCGCTGAACAGGAGCTGCGCCGAGAGAAGCTGCAGCGCATCCGTGTCGAGGAGCGCATCGCCCACAGCGAGCGACAGGGGCGCAAGGACAAGCGCGACCGTAAGTTCGTTGGGGCCGTCATCAATGAGCGACGAAACTCCGCTGAGAAGTCACAGGGCGCCCGGCGCAGCCTCCACACGGCGAAGCTTGCCGAGGCGCGGGGTGAGGTCGAGGCGGCGGAGCGACTCGTGCGCGACGACGACCGCATCCGCATCGACCTGCCAGACCCCGGCGTCGCGAATGGCCGTCGACTCGCGACCCTCCGCAGCAGCGATGGCCGGGAGTTCATCGTGCAGGGCCCGGAACGCATCGCACTCACGGGAGCGAACGGCGTGGGCAAGTCGACGCTCGCGCGTGCACTGCTCACTGGCGGTGCGGGGGCCGCGCTCGCGCACACTGAGCGCGTCGCGCTCCTGGGGCAAGGGCTTGATGATCTCGAGGAGGACGCCTCGGTGCTGGAGGCGGTCGCTGCGGCGGCTCCCAGCGTGTCAGCGGCCGAGCTGCGCAACCGCCTGGCTCGCCTGCTGCTCCGTGGCGATACGGTCGAACGTCCGGTCGCCACGCTGTCTGGTGGCGAGCGCTTCAGGGCGGCGATCGCGCGCATCCTGCTCGCCGACCCGCCGCCCCAGCTGATCGTGCTCGATGAGCCGAGCAACAATCTCGACCTGCACAGCGTGGGCCAACTGATTGACGCGCTCGCCGCCTATCGGGGTGCGCTCCTGGTGATCAGCCACGACCGGGACTTCCTCCGCCGTGCCTCTGTGGGGCGCGAGCTTCGGCTCGAACCGGGGGGAGTGCTGAGCGAGATTGGCCTTTAA
- a CDS encoding DUF2795 domain-containing protein codes for MNSIHTLTGVLSAIDFPATRDDIVRLARTDFVDRRLGRWLENLPDGSYDGAWQVCQALASASGHSSAKDRVPVTA; via the coding sequence ATGAACTCGATCCACACCCTCACGGGCGTCCTCTCGGCCATCGATTTCCCGGCGACGCGCGACGACATCGTGCGCCTCGCTCGCACCGACTTCGTCGACCGTCGCCTCGGCCGCTGGCTTGAGAACCTGCCCGACGGCTCATACGACGGTGCGTGGCAGGTGTGCCAGGCGCTCGCATCCGCTTCGGGGCATTCGAGCGCGAAAGATCGCGTACCCGTCACCGCCTGA